A window of Thermodesulfobacteriota bacterium genomic DNA:
GCTGACAATGAGTTATCGCATCATAACATGGTCGGACCGGCTGACCCAGATTCTGTTGACACCGCCCATCGCCGGGTTTGACGATTTCATCTGCGCCTGGGTGTACCGGGGGCCGGAAACCTTTATCGTGGAGACCGGGCCGTCGTCCACCGCCGGCGAACTGGTGGCAGCCCTTAAGGAAATCGGCCTGACCCGGCCTGATTTTATCCTGCTGACCCATATCCATATCGATCATGCCGGTGGTATCGGTGAAATTGCCGCGGCCTTTCCGGGAGCGCCGGTGGTCTGTCACGACATGGCCCGGCCTCACCTGATCGACCCGGAAAAACTCTGGCAGGGCACCGTCAAGACCCTGGGCGATACCGGCCGTGCCTATGGCCCCATCAGGCCGGTCCCGGAAGACCGGCTGATGAGCGCGCAGGAGTTTTCCACCGGATCGATCCGGCCGGTCCTGACGCCCGGC
This region includes:
- a CDS encoding MBL fold metallo-hydrolase, with the protein product MSYRIITWSDRLTQILLTPPIAGFDDFICAWVYRGPETFIVETGPSSTAGELVAALKEIGLTRPDFILLTHIHIDHAGGIGEIAAAFPGAPVVCHDMARPHLIDPEKLWQGTVKTLGDTGRAYGPIRPVPEDRLMSAQEFSTGSIRPVLTPGHAPHHVSFITADGIVFAGEAGGVCIDFHDTVDYLRPATPPKFRLETSAASIDLLVGESPETICYGHTAVRPGAVARLKKHREQLFFWKELIAGEIGKAEGDTLIENCVDRVTQADPLLKGLAFATEPARQRELYFIRNSIRGYIDYLAPAK